TCTTTCCCAAACCACTCCTTAATCATCAGTCCGTGCGTAACCATGGGCGAGTGTATAGGAACAATCGAGTCGCTGAGGTTGGGGTAGTATTTGCATATCAGCTCAACCACCGATGGGCATGCCGATGATATAAATATGCCCCCTTCATGCCTTGATATGTAGTTGGCGGTCTCTTTCGAAACAACCTCTGCACCAAGTGCCGTCTCCGAAACGGCGCTAAATCCTAGCATCTTAAGCGCACGGGTGATTCTTGATATGGAAATGTTTGAGAACTCCGTAGCGTAGGATGGCGCAATCGAGGCAACCACAATCTTTGTGTTGTTTATGATGTTGCGTGCAGCCTTCAGGTCGTTGCGTATCTTCTTTGCGTTTGCGGGGCAAATGGTAACGCAGTTCCCGCAAAAGATGCAGCGCTCGCCAACAATCGAAGCGCTCCCTTGACCAACATTTATTCCTTTAACAGGGCAATGGCGGATGCACTTATAGCAATCCTGGCAGTTGTTTATCTCGGTATATATCGGGTTTGCTAGGTTCATTGCTGCTGTTTAAGGGCGTTTTCGATATGAGTTATTGCCGTGTTGAAGCGCACTTCTTTGTATACAACCCCGTTTATGGAAATTGTAGGTCCGCTGCTGCAGATGTTTGAACAGAGCTTCCCTTTAAAGCATACCTTTTCTTCAAGGTTGTTCTCTTTGAGGTGCTTTTTTATAGCATCAAGCATCTCTCTGTTTCCTCGCGAGAAGCACGAGCTGCCAAGGCAAATTAGAACTTCAACTTTTTGCTGCATATCCTCAATGTGTATTTGCTGCCATTAAGGCTTGTATTTTACTTATGTCTTCTGCAAGGTTGTCAAACCCGTTTGTGTTGATGCAGGCTATTCCTTCAGAAAGTGTTAGCGCTTCTCCCGATATATTGATAATTGCTTTTGCTCCGGCATCTATGGCAATATTGGCAGCTTGCTGTGCTTGCTCTTTTTCGGTTGCAATTATCATAAATTGAATATGCATCCGATCAGAGAGGCTAGTTATCCTGTCGGTACTTAATACTTTGATCCCGTCTATTTCGTATGCATCAAAACTGGATGAAGGATCAAAAGCCGCAACTACTTTTATTCCTTGCAGGGATAACTCTTTTGCGTTGATAATCTTTTTTCCGTGCTTGCTAGTGCATATTAGAAATGCCTCCTTTAGGCGATTCACAACCAACAGCGATTCTATGATGTCGATTCCACTGCTAATGGATATTGCTGAGTTAACATGGTAGATGCCAAGCAGATGAAGGTCGTTGGATATTGTAGGCTTATCAAATCCAAGTGCGGACGACATCTCGTTTGTGTCAAACATATTACGCCCCTTAACCTTCTGAAATTTTAAGTAGGCTAAGTAGCGCGATGCTCTTTTTTTTAATTCCTCAGTTAGTATGTATCCCTTTTCATTCATCTGCGTTGAGATTTGCAATTTGTATACCAAATAATGTAATGTGTTGATTTGTATTTTTATAGTAGGTGTTGCTTTTGTAATGACAAAGGCTTGTTGTTGTGTAATAGGACGACGTGATGTTGTTTTGTGTGTAATAAATACTTTCAATGTTTTAATATAGGACAGTTTGTTGCAAAAAAAATAGGCCGAAGCCTATTTTTATTTCCTTTAAGCGGTTTGACTAAGCTGGATGAATTGCTTCTACTGGGCAAACATCGGCGCAAGTTCCACACTCGGTGCATACTTCTGGATCGATCTTGTAAATATCACCAGAAGAAATTGCCTCAACTGGACACTCGTCAATACATGTACCGCAAGCGGTGCAATCGTCACTAATTTTGTAAGCCATTACTTATTAGTATTTGGTTAAACTTGTAAAAGGTTTGCTTTGGACAAATTTAAACGGAATTATTATAAAGCGAAACATAATTCGGTGAAAAAATACCAATGCTTAGGTTTTTTGATGCTTCTCGCAGCTTTTACTTTTTTGATCTTCCTGAAAAAACATTCAATGTCAATTTTTTACCGAGAGGTTGTTGAGTCGCTGGGCTTACGTCATTTCGTAGATTGTGTTGTTTGCTATTCCAACAAACTTTTGGCAAGGGTAATCAGTGCAAAGGTGCCTGTTTTTAGAGCTTTTTCGTTGGCTATAAATTTTCCGTTGTGAAGCATTCCTGACGAGCCTTCAACTCCGCCTACTCCTAGGCGGAAGAATACGGATGGATAGCGATTGCTGATAAAACCAAAGTCTTCGGTTGTCATTCGAATGTCGAGATCAATGACATTTTCGATACCCAAGTTCTCAATAAATGTAGCTCTTGCCTTGCTGGTAATTTGGGGGTTGTTGATTAGGCAGGGGTATCCCTTTTTAATGTCAACAATAGCCTCTGTGTGGTATGCTTTGGCGGTACTCTCAATAACTTCGGTGATGCGCTGATGCGCTTTTGCTCTCCACTCTTCGTTCATGGTGCGGAATGTTCCTTCGAGTTTTACTGTTGAGGGAATGATATTGGTTGCACCATTGGCTATGAACTTACCAATTGACAGTACAGTTGGAATGCGGGTGTCGCCAATACGGCTAACTAGTTGCTGTAAGTTAACCACGATGCTCGATGCTGCTAGAACGGTGTCGTCTAGTGTATGAGGAAGGGCTGCATGTCCGCCTTTGCCTTTAACTTCAATGTGTATTTCGTCGCCTGATGCCATGTACATTCCGGGACGAATACCCACTTTACCTGTTTCTATTTCGGGAGATACGTGAAGCGCTGCAAAGGCTTCAATGCCTTTGCTATCGAGTATGCCCGATTCTAGAACCTTGCTGGCTCCACCTGGGAACATCTCTTCGCCAGGTTGGAATAGGAGGTAGATGGTTCCTTCTATATTATGTCGATTCTTCCAAAGTACTTTTGCTGCCGATAGTAGCACGGCTGTATGCATATCGTGACCGCAGGCATGCATACAACCGCTATTGGCAGATGCATAGGGTAGGTTGGTTTCTTCTTGAATGGGGAGGGCGTCAATATCGGCTCTTAATCCGATCGACTTCCCCTCTTTAGAGCCTTCTATAGCTGCCAATAAGCCAGTGCCTGCAACGCTTGTGATGTCGGTAATGCCGATTTTGCGTAGCGTATTGGCTATAAACTTTGAGGTTTCGTGTTCTTCGAACGAAAGTTCGGGATGCTGGTGCAAATACCTGAAAATTGAGGTTGCCCAATCGTAACTTTCGGTGACCTCCTGCTTGATTTGGTCAAGATTTATCATTTTAAGCCTTTGAATGTTTTTTTTTGCTGCTAAATTTGAGGCAAATCTACCAACTTTTTAAAGTTGGGGAATAATTTCTGTATAACAAAGAAATCAGGTTTATAAAGCAAGTACAGTGCAATAGGTTTTGTTGTATTGCGTTATTGCCAAGATTGAACGATAATTGTTTAAAGACTAAAATCGCTAAGAATGAAAAAAAAGATCTTGTCGTTGGTTGGCTTGCTGCCCATTTTGGTGGGAGTCGCGTTTGGGCAGGCTGCAAAGCCGGTAATAAACTTTACGAAAACCACGCATGACTTCGGACAGATTGAAGAGAAGGGTGGTCCTGTATCGTATTCATTTGCCTTTTCGAATACGGGGAGGGTGCCGCTGATTCTTACCAATGTGGTTTCTTCGTGCGGATGTACCACGCCGGAGTGGCCCAAGGCGCCAATTCTTCCAGGAAAGAAGGGCGTAATAAAGGTTACCTTCGATCCAATGAACCGTCCTGGTCCGATTGATAAAACCATTACGGTATCATCGAATGCTACAAAGCCTCTTGTTGTGCTGACGTTAAGCGGGCTTGTAAAGGAAAAGGCTAAAGACGTTGCTGATTTGTATCCTCGTAAAATAGGGGAGTTGCGTATGCAAACTTCTCACCTTGCCTTTACGCGTATAGATCCAGATGCCGTTGTTACCAATAAGGTCGGAATCATAAATACCGGTGCGAAGCCTATCAGCGTAAGGTTATCAGGTGTGCCTGCTCATTTAAAAGTTAGCGTAACTCCATCTTCGCTAAAGCCTAATGAAAAAGGAACTATAGTGGTAACATACGATGCCAAGAAAAAGAACGATTGGGGTTTTGTGGTTGATAACATGTCTGTTCTTGTAGATGATAGGGCAAGCGACGACTGTCGATTTACGGTTAGCGCTACAGTTGAGGAGGACTACTCTAAGATGACGCCTGCGGAAATGGCAGATATGCCAACCATCAAGTTTGATAGAACCACCTACGACTTTGGTGAAGTTGCCGAGGGGAAGGCTGTGGTGTACGAGTATGGCTTCAAGAATCTTGGCAAAAGGGATTTGATCATCCGTAAAATTGGTACCAGCTGCGGATGTACCACCGGAGCTCCTAGCGGAACCATTATCAAGCCAGGAGAGTCGGGAAGCATTAAGGTTAGCTTCGGCACATCGGGGTATAGCAACCGTCAGGGAAAGACCATAACGGTGATAACCAACGATCCTAAAAATCCGTCGGTGGTGCTTCGTCTGACCGGAAATGTAAAGCCAAAGTAGAGCAGAGAAGATTCATATTATAGTAATGGCCCGCCAGCTGCTTGCTTGGCGGGCTTTTTTATGTCCCATAAATCGTCAACTAGATGTTTCATGGCAGGAATTTCTGCAAGGGGTTTATTCTGGTTTCTAATTTATATTGTTATAATTTTGCGGCCGAACAAGACGTATTCCTAAGATAGCATTTATGGAAGAAAACGAAAACAAAAGCGCATTGAGCGTTAACAGCGGGGTGGAGCAGCCTCCTATTGTTAACCCCAACGCCTTGTCTCAAATTAAAAGAAAAAAGCGGAAGCCTTTAACCCTTGACGGCTATGTGGAGGGTATCTTGGCCGGAAACAGAACCATACTAAGCCAAGCCATAACCCTTCTCGAGAGCTCCTTGCCCGAGCATAGCGAGCTTGCTCAGCAGATCATCGAGCGGTGCTTGCCCTACAGCGGAAAGTCGGTACGGTTGGGCATCACCGGTGTGCCGGGTGTGGGGAAGAGTACGTTTATCGAGGCAATCGGAGGGCAGATTACTGCGCTAGGCCACGAGCTGGCGGTGCTCGCCATCGACCCCAGCTCCGAGCGCTCGAAGGGTAGCATCCTTGGCGATAAAACCCGTATGGAAACGCTTTGCGCCGACCCTAAGGCGTTCATTCGTCCCAGTCCATCGTCGGGCTCGCTTGGTGGTGTTGCCCGTAAAACCCGCGAAACCATCATACTCTGCGAAGCCGCTGGTTTCGATGTAATCTTCATCGAAACGGTAGGGGTGGGGCAGTCGGAAACTGCCGTTCACTCGATGGTTGACTTCTTCCTGCTGCTGATGCTTGCCGGTGCTGGCGACGAGCTGCAGGGCATCAAGCGTGGCATCATGGAGATGGCCGATCTGATTGCCATAACCAAGGCCGATGGGGTAAACGCGACCAAGGCAAGGTCGGCAAAAATAGAGTACCAAAGCGCGCTGATGCTTTTCCCCGCCACCGAGTCTGGCTGGAGCCCCAAGGTGGAAACCTGCTCCTCGTTGGATAACGCTGGCATTATGAATATCTGGGAGAATATAGAGCGCTACGTTGCTCTAACCCAGGAGAACGGCTACTTCCACAACCGGCGCAAGGATCAGGCCCGCTACTGGATGATCGAGGCCATCAATAGCCGCCTGATGCGCAATTTCTACAATAGCAGCGAGGTGAAGGTTAACCTCGAACTGCTGGAGCAGCAGGTACTCGACGATAAGATCAGCTCGTTTGCTGCGGCAAACAAGTTGCTGTCGATTTACTACAATTCGGGGAAGCACTAGCGCTTCGTACCATAGAATATCAGGAAAGGACGCGAGGAGGCAAGCAAGCTCCTCAGCGTCCTTTCTTCGTTTGACCCAAGGGTGGCGTGGCGGATAAGAAGAGTCTAGCAGAGGCGGAAATTTCTATTTGGCGGTGCAAGTATGCTAATCGACGGCGGAGTTTTTCACAAAACGATAA
This window of the uncultured Acetobacteroides sp. genome carries:
- a CDS encoding M20 family metallopeptidase, producing MINLDQIKQEVTESYDWATSIFRYLHQHPELSFEEHETSKFIANTLRKIGITDITSVAGTGLLAAIEGSKEGKSIGLRADIDALPIQEETNLPYASANSGCMHACGHDMHTAVLLSAAKVLWKNRHNIEGTIYLLFQPGEEMFPGGASKVLESGILDSKGIEAFAALHVSPEIETGKVGIRPGMYMASGDEIHIEVKGKGGHAALPHTLDDTVLAASSIVVNLQQLVSRIGDTRIPTVLSIGKFIANGATNIIPSTVKLEGTFRTMNEEWRAKAHQRITEVIESTAKAYHTEAIVDIKKGYPCLINNPQITSKARATFIENLGIENVIDLDIRMTTEDFGFISNRYPSVFFRLGVGGVEGSSGMLHNGKFIANEKALKTGTFALITLAKSLLE
- the meaB gene encoding methylmalonyl Co-A mutase-associated GTPase MeaB, producing MEENENKSALSVNSGVEQPPIVNPNALSQIKRKKRKPLTLDGYVEGILAGNRTILSQAITLLESSLPEHSELAQQIIERCLPYSGKSVRLGITGVPGVGKSTFIEAIGGQITALGHELAVLAIDPSSERSKGSILGDKTRMETLCADPKAFIRPSPSSGSLGGVARKTRETIILCEAAGFDVIFIETVGVGQSETAVHSMVDFFLLLMLAGAGDELQGIKRGIMEMADLIAITKADGVNATKARSAKIEYQSALMLFPATESGWSPKVETCSSLDNAGIMNIWENIERYVALTQENGYFHNRRKDQARYWMIEAINSRLMRNFYNSSEVKVNLELLEQQVLDDKISSFAAANKLLSIYYNSGKH
- a CDS encoding DUF1573 domain-containing protein, giving the protein MKKKILSLVGLLPILVGVAFGQAAKPVINFTKTTHDFGQIEEKGGPVSYSFAFSNTGRVPLILTNVVSSCGCTTPEWPKAPILPGKKGVIKVTFDPMNRPGPIDKTITVSSNATKPLVVLTLSGLVKEKAKDVADLYPRKIGELRMQTSHLAFTRIDPDAVVTNKVGIINTGAKPISVRLSGVPAHLKVSVTPSSLKPNEKGTIVVTYDAKKKNDWGFVVDNMSVLVDDRASDDCRFTVSATVEEDYSKMTPAEMADMPTIKFDRTTYDFGEVAEGKAVVYEYGFKNLGKRDLIIRKIGTSCGCTTGAPSGTIIKPGESGSIKVSFGTSGYSNRQGKTITVITNDPKNPSVVLRLTGNVKPK
- a CDS encoding 4Fe-4S binding protein, encoding MAYKISDDCTACGTCIDECPVEAISSGDIYKIDPEVCTECGTCADVCPVEAIHPA
- a CDS encoding (2Fe-2S) ferredoxin domain-containing protein; this encodes MQQKVEVLICLGSSCFSRGNREMLDAIKKHLKENNLEEKVCFKGKLCSNICSSGPTISINGVVYKEVRFNTAITHIENALKQQQ